One Streptomyces sp. NBC_00554 DNA segment encodes these proteins:
- a CDS encoding c-type cytochrome, whose product MKKLSARRRHPLAAVVVLLLALAATGGLYAAFAPASQAQADETAQSLAIDEGKKLYAVGCASCHGTGGQGSSDGPSLVGVGAAAVDFQVGTGRMPAQQPGAQVPKKKVIYSQAEIDQLAAYIASLGAGPTVPTENQVSPEGADIAKGGELFRTNCAQCHNFTGKGGALSEGKFAPDLEGVSPKHIYEAMQTGPQNMPSFPETIMSEQNKKDIIAYLDAVNGGDTVDPGGLSLGGLGPVSEGLFAWIFGLGALIAVAVWVAARTAKAKK is encoded by the coding sequence GTCGTCGTCCTACTCCTCGCGCTGGCGGCCACCGGGGGGCTGTACGCCGCGTTCGCACCCGCGAGCCAGGCGCAGGCCGACGAAACCGCCCAGTCCCTTGCCATCGACGAGGGCAAGAAGCTCTACGCCGTGGGCTGCGCAAGCTGCCATGGCACCGGCGGTCAGGGCAGTTCCGACGGTCCGAGCCTGGTGGGCGTCGGCGCAGCCGCCGTCGACTTCCAGGTCGGCACCGGCCGTATGCCGGCCCAGCAGCCGGGCGCGCAGGTCCCGAAGAAGAAGGTCATCTACTCGCAGGCCGAGATCGACCAGCTCGCGGCGTACATCGCCTCGCTGGGCGCCGGTCCCACGGTGCCGACCGAGAACCAGGTCAGCCCCGAGGGCGCGGACATCGCCAAGGGTGGCGAACTCTTCCGCACCAACTGCGCGCAGTGCCACAACTTCACCGGCAAGGGCGGTGCACTGTCCGAGGGCAAGTTCGCGCCCGACCTGGAAGGTGTTTCCCCGAAGCACATCTACGAGGCCATGCAGACCGGCCCGCAGAACATGCCTTCCTTCCCTGAAACGATCATGTCGGAGCAGAACAAGAAGGACATCATCGCGTACCTCGACGCGGTCAACGGTGGCGACACCGTGGACCCGGGCGGTCTCAGCCTGGGTGGCCTGGGGCCGGTCAGCGAGGGCCTGTTCGCCTGGATCTTCGGACTCGGTGCCCTGATCGCTGTCGCCGTCTGGGTCGCCGCTCGGACCGCAAAGGCCAAGAAGTGA